AATGCTCGGGGCAGCATCGGGGCAAGGGAAGTTCAAGACCTAATTTTGAGACGCAGTGAGCAGCGAGCAAACTTGAATTATCTTAAAAAACATATCGATCCTTAGGAGTCAGAATGCTGATAGCAATAGCAACAGCAGTGGCAAAAGAACACGAGAAGCAACACAAAACTACTGTCAATAAAACGCTGGGACCAACCGCGACGGTGGCGGGCGGAGACAAGGGCCGCTCCGGGTCCCCggctcccccgcccccagtcgcgcgctccggccccgcccccggagcATCCGCGGCTCCGGCTCGTCGCGCCGGCCTGCCCGGCCTCGGCGCTCGGCTCGGCATGCCTAAGGCGCTGCCATGGAGACGCGGCCCCGAGGCCAacgggccccgcccccgcctccgagcgccccgcccccgcgccgcaCGTCACCGCGGCCCCTCGGCGCGGGTGACTGGGCGCGGGTCTGCGGTGGGGGCGGGTGACTGGGGCGGGAGGCGATGGGGGGCGCGGAGGACTGGGGCGGGAGGCGACGGGGAGGGGTGACCAGGGCGGGAGGAGATGGGAGGCGTGGGGAACTGGGGCGGGaggcgatggggggggggggcacgagGGACTGGGACGGGAGGTGATGGGGAGGGGTGACCGGGGCAGGAGGCGATGGATGAGAAGGCGATGGGGAGGGGTGACTGGGGCGGGTGGCAATGGGGGAAGAGCCCAGTAACAGGGTGACTCTTGGTAGGAGGCAGTGATGGGTGGAGGGCCCAGGATGCTGGGGAGGCAACGGGGTCGTGCCATGAAGGGATCCCCGGCGCTGGCGGGCAAAGTCAGGGAGACTCTGCCGCCAGAAATGAGGGCAGCGCTGAGTGATGGGGACTCTGGccataaagaaggaaaattctgCATGGCTGGGAAAGCATTTGTGGGGGGGTCTTGTGGATGCTTCCCTGTTTGGTTTCCACATGACGTCATGTCTCTTTCCAGCCCAGGGGCCTCCCAGATGCCTGGAGCAGAAAGAAGGCGCTGGTGGCCGGGTGAGTACCAAGCCGTCCTCAGCATGGGCAGCCCAggcaaacaccctccaggccaggCACCGAGGGATGAGCCCCAAAACCTGTGCTCTTGCAAGTTCTCAGGACTTCCGTCACAGATGCAGACTCAAGCGCTCCAACAAGCAGTTCCCCGGTATTGCCCGTTAGCTCCTAAAAGAACTAAGATAAGTCACAGGCCTTCCCCTTAAACCCGGGCTCACAGTCTGGGTCACTGGACGGCGACTGAAATCGTAAAATGTGTCAGTACTTTGGTCTGATGCTCTGATCCAAAAAGAGTTAAGATCCTGAGCCGTCAGGGCCCCGCTTGCCGCTGggtccttcccacccccccaccccccccacccccccccaccccccacccccccccacccccccccccgcacctgaCGACATGGTCATTTCTTTGTAGCATCACCCCGGGGCAAGAGCTGAGGACAAAGCACTGAAGAAAGCCTGGCTCCAAACCCCGCCGTGCATCAGCGCTGGAGGCCCGCCCAGGCCCAGATCAGTGGAGGGCAGCTACGGGGAATGAGGTCAAGTTCTGTCTAGTTGCACGGTGTCTTTTCACGCAGGGCACCAGAGATACCTTTCCGAGTTAAGTGGGTCAAGCCATGGTGTCAGAATCACAGTAGATCCCCGGCAAGTCCCCCCAAGGTGGGTGCCTCGTCCCTGGCAACCGTACATCTAGTAAGGTGTGCATAGCCGTCACCAGAAGACTCTGTGGCCGGGGCGCCGCCGTCCAGCTTGCTGTCTCACGTGTGGTTCTCAGGTGTCTTTCCAGAATGCTCAGAGGCTCCTCTCAAGTTTCCTTGCGATGCAGTCCTCCTGAGGGTGTTGCCTACAAAGGGCCCGGATTCCTCCTTTTCACCACGGAGTTCGATAAGGGATCCCGAAACCCAACAACTGAAAAAGTCAGTTAGCGCACTTAGCATAAGGCAGCGGGCAGCTGTCCGCGCCACGCGAGTTCTGGCTCAGAGAGGCCCAGTGTGCAGGAGCCCAGGAGGGGAGTTTGCGGCCAGGGATGAGTGGCCGCGTGCCACTGGCGGAGAAGGCCCTGTCTGAGAGCTATGCCCGGCTCCGGTACCGGGACACCTCCTTGCTCAtctggcagcagcagcagcagaagctgGAATCTGTGCCCCCTGGGACATACCTGAGCAGGAGCCGAAGCATGTGGTACTCCCAGCACGGAAACGAGGCCATCCTGGTCCGGGACAGAAACAAGCTTGAGGTCTCCCGGGACACGGGCCAGTCCAAGTTTTGTACGGTCATGTAATTCCAGCCCGAAGACCGGGGCCCAGGCACCAGGCTGGGGGGGAGAGCAGGCCACGTGTCGTTCAGGGGCCTTGCTGATTTCCAGTCCTTGCTGGGAGATGGCGAACAGTGAGCGCGAAGACGAAGCCGGGCCGGTGGCGCCCAAGCCCCCCTCTCACGGGATCGAGCGACTGGCGGACCTGGCCTCTGGACCCGGTGCCTGGTCCGCTGGCACTGCGGGCACAGCCCAGGCCGGGGCACGGCCAGACGCTGCTTTTCTCTGACGCTTCCAAACGAACCAAGCAAGGGGGACTCCCTGGCTACAAACCACCTTTTCAAAACTTTCTAGGCTGTCGTTAGCATTCCCCCTTCTGCCTGGTctggagacagatctagaaaaagGTGGAGGAGTTAGCGCCACGTATGGGCAGGCAGCGTCTGCGGGGGGCAGGCTGGATTCCGAGGCCAGCGGCGGCACCGCGGCAGGGACTGACGCCGCGCGTCTTGTTCCAAGATGGGCATCGCGTGCAAGGCGCGGGGCAGCTTCCGCACCAGCTGCCGAGTACGTCCCAACACAGGGCGGAAGCCCAGAACTGCTGGGCTGGAATCGCGTGGCTGGAAAAGGCCGGTGCGGCTTCGCAGTGCGCCACCTCTGTGGGGCCGGGCGCGTGCCGCGGGAGGCATTTTCAAAGGCTTTGCCGTCTGCTGTGACCGAAGGCTGTGAGGCTATGCAGCTGTGGGAATCTTTTGTCAAGCtggtttttctaaataaatacccTTTGGgacactccttccttcctcactttttttttcttttatgtttgttcgTAGCACCTTAActtggcttcagattctgtgtgtgtgtgtgtgtgtgtgtgttcataccAGGAGAATCTAATGATTGCTACAAACCCCGTTACAGGAACGCATAAAGCAACCCCAAAGCATCAGCCCTGTGCGTGTGCGCACACAATTGCGCGTGCTTTTAAAGGCACGGCCTGCGCCGTGCGCCTTGTTCTAGGAGTTTCTTCTGCTGTACAGATGGACGTCTCCACCATGCTTTGAATGTCTGATCAGCATTCTGGTGAGAGCCGGCAGGTGGGCAGAGGGTCTCCTTGATGGTGCCGTGCAGACAGCACAGCTCGAGCTTCGTCGTACGTGGTTCTTTTTGTGGCTGTGCCAAGTTCACTGGCAAACATCCCGGAAGTGGGACTGCTGGGTCCGAGTGCGTTCCCCAAACGTTTAGTGTCCAGCCACCAGCCTGGTCTTTTGTGACGGACCCTTGGCCGGCTTGCTACGTGGGTTGGGAGGCTTGAAGTCACATTTCCTGGATCGCCTCCCGGAGTGGACGAGGGAGGCTGGTCCCAGGTACCAAGTGAGGCCTCTGCAGTGAGGGCTGGCCTGTCGAGCAGCCCTGACACCGGAATTAACCCAGTGGACTGCTGGGCCAACATCTCTGCAGGTCTCCCGTTAAAGTCCTGCTTGGGAAGAAAGCAGACTTCAGAGACTCATCAGGAATGCCTCTGTGCCACACGCTGACCCGCACCTCGGATGAACCTGAGAACAGGTGGTGGTTGAGTTCAGCTTGGTCCCAGGCATGGAGGGGTAGCGCCTGGGAAGACCGGCACCGGCCACCGCCCGTGTCTGCACGGGTCAGGGTGTGCAGGTGACCGACGTGCACTGGCTGCTTGTAGGACAGCAGGTGCTAAGCTGCTTAGAGCATCGGAAGCCACCGTCTGCCAGGGGGAAGCCCGGACTGCTGGTCTCCCTGGCTTGGGCTGGGGCCACTGAGGTTGACACGGCCCAGCCCCCATCCTTGGGGAGGTTGGCCTGgatgaggcgggggggggggggggggggggggggaagagtgtGGACAAGGATGCCGGTGCAGGGGAAGCTGGGAGGGTGCCTGCTgacagcctgggggtggggtggggcggggcgccAGGCCTGGACCTGGGCCCACCGGCAGCTTTCTGGAGGACGGCTCCACAAGGCCCGGCTCAAACGGCCAGACTGCTTGCACAACAGCGTCCGAGCTCCCGTGTCAACCGCTCCTCGCCGAAGCTTCTACTACGCGCCGGGTTCCGCAAACGTGCGACAGTGTCTGATGCCCGTTGTCCCGGAACCCGCCCCCGTGGGGACCGAGGCACGGCGGGGAAGGGGGGATCCGCTCGGACAGGAGGGATGGCCGCAGGAGGACGGGAACGTGACAGATGTGCCTCAACATGGAGGACAGCTTGCTCTGGAGGACAGTTAGCAGACAGGAAAGGCTAGAACGGTGCTCCCGAAACCCTGGTGCCTTCCTGCCCGGGCGGTGGACCGGAGCTGCTTGGGGTATTTCTGCCCGGCCCCTCGTTCTGCAGCAGTAAGGGGACTGGGCCGCCTTCCGAGCACctccacacacacgcacaggagGCTGGGAGCcaccaaaagcacaggaaacAGCACGTACggcacctctttttttttgctgtttgttttattatgaaacaaaacaaatgcccCAGGAGAAGGGTCCATGATTACCAGAGACATCCAAGAGTACTTTCTaccatttttattctgttgtgtTGAGGCCAGCACTGCAATAAACAAGCTAAAACTACTTACATTGGACTCATTTTCAGTAACTGACATTTACAGGAATATACTAGAAACGGCactaaaaagtttaagaaaagttACGGTAAACTTGCATGCACATCATAcagaaaagtaacattttaaatataaaaaagaaaaacttcctggAGGCGTTACGCCAGCGTCGAGGCACAGGCTACAGCGGGTGGAACGCGTCCCTTCTCTGGGCGGTGTTTCTCCCAGAGGGCTGTCACAGACGTGGGTGTGGcagaacagaaacaaacaaaaggaaaacatatcTTACAGTCTGTAAGCAAGAGGACGCCGGCCGCCCGGCAGGAGCAAGGGTCTCCGCCCCCTCGGCCTCCGGGGCTCACGTGAGGCCAACCTCCTAAGCGCACGGGTCCCTCCCGCTCGACAAAAGGCCGTGAGGGGCTGCCCTCGGGTCCCGGGCGCCGGGACGGCCCTGCCCGTCGTCCCGCTGCAGCCTCCCCGACACAGAGACGTGGAGAGACGGCAGCCACCGCAGGCTGACCTCGAGGGGGCCGAGGACGTTCCCCCAAACTCTAAAAGAGAAACCAGCTTTGAAGTCTGCAcagaaagccttaaaaaaaaaaaaccgcagCACCGACAGCCTACGACTGTTCCGGATGGACGGCAGCCCTCCGCGCCATCGCGGCCAGCAGCCTCttcccggggcgagaggggcagaggtgtTCCAGAACCCGGTCTCCTGCAGAGCCGGCGGGTACCGAAGGGCTCGGAAACGCGTCCGCTGTGTGAGGAGCGCGGGCTCCCCGACCTACCGGCTCACACTGGCCCCTCGCCACCTCTGCGGCTGGACAGGTGCTCCCCGGGAGCCCCCCCTCGGCCCCGTGCAACTCCCGGCACCCTCTGTTCGGGGTCCGTTGGTCACCCGGAGGTGCGCTTGCCGTGCGTTGCCAGAGAGATCCTGCTTTAAGACCCATCCATCGTGTCATGTATTAATTCCTTAAAGTCCTAGTTTAAATATTCCATTAAAGATCTGCTTAGAAAACACCTTTGAAAAACAAgggtaactttaaaaaatggcaagTTTAAAATCCACATATATTTTGATTATAAACAAAACGTGATTAAAAGTTTAACTGGCTCAAAACTCACCTAGCGTCAGAATCACCAGCAGTAAGAAAAATGGTAACCCATCCATTGCCCCATCAGTCAGAGTTCCACATCCACCAAGGGCATCCGTGACCGTAAGGGCCGGTGGAATCTGAATgcattttgtgattttaaaaaactgCCCCCCTATTAGGACAACTGAGGACTAGTCCCCTCGTCCGCCTGGAAACGTGCCACCAGACCAAAGGCCAGGCCACCCACAGCTCCGCCCCCAGCACCCGCCTCCAGGAAGTTCTCACAGGGAGGCCTGGGAGAATGCCCTGTGTCAGTCATTTCTGTGCTAATGGGAAAATGCCCTGTGTGGTCTTAGGGAGCGAACCCTCCTGCGGCCGGGGAGTTGGGGGGTCTTTCACCCCTGGAGAGAGAAG
The Prionailurus viverrinus isolate Anna chromosome D4, UM_Priviv_1.0, whole genome shotgun sequence genome window above contains:
- the BRD3OS gene encoding putative uncharacterized protein BRD3OS, which produces MSGRVPLAEKALSESYARLRYRDTSLLIWQQQQQKLESVPPGTYLSRSRSMWYSQHGNEAILVRDRNKLEVSRDTGQSKFCTVM